Proteins from a single region of Pseudomonas sp. BSw22131:
- the tssA gene encoding type VI secretion system protein TssA — MSEFLNDLSLADLTAPINGGSGEDLSFSTLFDQVKEARRADPDYLTQGDWQTDLKSSDWDLTITLAAQGLAQQSKDLMLVAWLSEALAHRYHFLGITFGLTLAERILQTFWADLFPSLEDGVEERSARLAWLKASLTDMVGGLPITQGQQFGLQRYDESRYVENLALQNPKAMQTAVEEGKINAEIFQRSVVLTDSDHLRMKAAEIADSLKACQQLQTTADTFFGPEAPSFAALSDILSRAGQLAQKLLKDRGIELHPAPVEPAPSAPQAAVAHTAGAAMTTPSPDASPAPLRTTPISRDEAFTMLASVAQFFKNTEPQSPVPYLIERAIKWGNMPLEGWLNDVIKDSNVVDSIRDVLGTKEPKS, encoded by the coding sequence ATGTCTGAATTTCTCAACGACCTTTCGCTGGCGGACCTGACCGCACCCATCAACGGGGGCAGTGGCGAAGACCTGAGTTTCTCCACCCTGTTCGATCAGGTCAAAGAAGCTCGTCGAGCAGACCCCGATTACCTCACCCAGGGTGACTGGCAGACCGATCTGAAATCTTCGGATTGGGACCTGACGATCACGCTGGCAGCGCAAGGCCTTGCACAACAGAGCAAGGACCTGATGCTGGTTGCCTGGCTCAGTGAAGCCCTGGCGCACCGGTACCATTTCCTCGGTATCACTTTCGGCCTGACCCTGGCCGAGCGAATTTTGCAGACGTTCTGGGCGGACCTGTTTCCGTCGCTTGAAGATGGCGTTGAAGAGCGCAGCGCCCGCCTCGCCTGGCTGAAGGCCTCGCTGACGGATATGGTCGGCGGGCTGCCAATCACCCAGGGCCAGCAATTCGGCCTGCAGCGTTACGACGAATCCCGTTACGTCGAGAACCTGGCGCTGCAAAACCCCAAGGCCATGCAAACCGCCGTTGAAGAAGGCAAGATCAACGCGGAAATCTTCCAGCGCTCGGTGGTGCTCACGGACTCCGATCACCTGCGCATGAAGGCTGCCGAGATTGCCGACAGCTTGAAGGCGTGCCAGCAACTCCAGACGACCGCCGACACGTTTTTTGGTCCGGAGGCGCCAAGCTTTGCGGCGCTCAGCGACATCCTTTCGCGCGCCGGGCAACTGGCTCAAAAGCTGCTCAAGGACCGGGGCATCGAACTGCATCCTGCGCCTGTCGAACCTGCGCCCTCCGCCCCTCAAGCCGCCGTTGCCCACACCGCAGGTGCCGCCATGACCACGCCCTCCCCGGACGCTTCGCCGGCACCCTTGCGTACCACGCCCATCAGCCGCGATGAAGCCTTCACGATGCTCGCCAGCGTCGCGCAGTTCTTCAAAAACACCGAGCCGCAAAGCCCGGTGCCGTACCTGATCGAGCGTGCCATCAAGTGGGGCAACATGCCGCTGGAAGGTTGGCTCAATGATGTGATCAAGGACAGCAACGTTGTGGACAGCATCCGCGATGTATTGGGCACCAAAGAGCCGAAATCCTGA
- a CDS encoding amidohydrolase family protein: protein MPDSCSAPILGIDAHAHVFSRELDLTAARRYTPDYDATLGVYLNHLRDHGLSHGVLVQPSFLGTDNTYLLKALQHAAGQIRGIVVVERDISREQLDAMDRLGVVGVRLNLMGQALPDFDEPAWRVFFGHLAELDWHVELHRQVEDLPGLIRGLMPFGIKIVVDHFGRADARLGMDQPGFRELLALGQSGQVWMKVSGIYRLGGTAQQNLDFARAAMPLLEQGFGSRRLVWGSDWPHTQHENSIGYGTVVEQLQALECSAHTMRSLLIEAPQALFDFNVTEA, encoded by the coding sequence ATGCCTGATAGCTGTTCTGCGCCAATTCTCGGCATCGATGCACATGCCCACGTGTTCAGCAGGGAGCTGGATCTCACCGCCGCACGACGCTACACCCCCGACTACGATGCAACGCTTGGGGTGTACCTGAATCACCTGCGCGACCACGGTTTGAGCCATGGCGTGTTGGTGCAGCCAAGCTTTCTTGGCACCGACAACACGTATCTGCTCAAAGCGCTGCAACACGCGGCCGGGCAGATACGCGGGATAGTGGTCGTCGAGCGTGATATCAGCCGTGAGCAGTTGGACGCGATGGACCGTCTGGGCGTGGTCGGTGTGCGTCTGAACCTCATGGGCCAGGCGCTGCCGGACTTTGACGAGCCTGCCTGGCGAGTGTTTTTCGGGCATCTCGCCGAGCTGGACTGGCACGTCGAGCTGCACCGTCAGGTCGAGGATTTGCCGGGTTTGATTCGCGGCTTGATGCCGTTCGGGATCAAGATCGTGGTCGACCACTTCGGGCGTGCCGATGCGCGGCTGGGGATGGATCAGCCAGGCTTTCGCGAACTGCTGGCGCTGGGGCAGAGCGGGCAGGTGTGGATGAAGGTCTCGGGCATTTATCGACTCGGCGGTACCGCGCAGCAGAACCTTGATTTCGCCCGTGCAGCGATGCCCTTGCTGGAGCAGGGTTTTGGCTCGCGCCGTCTGGTGTGGGGCAGTGACTGGCCGCACACCCAGCATGAAAACAGCATCGGTTACGGCACGGTGGTCGAGCAATTGCAGGCGCTGGAATGTTCGGCGCATACCATGCGTTCGCTGTTGATCGAGGCGCCGCAGGCGCTATTCGATTTCAACGTGACCGAGGCCTGA
- a CDS encoding MFS transporter, whose amino-acid sequence MFSWYRQVTPRERKTFWACFGGWSLDALEVQMFGLAIPALIAAFALSKGDAGLISGVTLVTSALGGWVGGTLSDRYGRVRTLQWMILWFSVFTFLSAFVTGFHQLLVVKALQGFGIGGEWAAGAVLMAETINPKYRGKVMGTVQSAWAVGWGLAVGVFTLIYSFVPADIAWRVMFLVGLLPSFLIIWVRRNVEEPDSFQRLQKEHAIPQSFFKSLAGIFRPELIRVTLLGGLLGLGAHGGYHAVMTWLPTFLKTERNLSVLNSGGYLAVIIFAFWCGCVASGFLIDRIGRRMNIVSFALCCVITVQCYVFLPLTNTQMLFLGFPLGFFAAGIPASLGALFNELYPADVRGAGVGFCYNFGRVLSAVFPFLVGHMSESMSLGSAIGIDAGIAYGVAVIAALCLPETRGRSLEATSAAAQDSANPETARA is encoded by the coding sequence ATGTTCAGTTGGTATCGCCAAGTCACTCCCCGGGAGCGCAAAACGTTTTGGGCCTGCTTCGGCGGATGGTCGCTCGACGCCCTTGAAGTCCAGATGTTCGGTCTGGCCATTCCTGCACTGATCGCAGCGTTCGCCCTGAGCAAGGGCGATGCCGGACTGATCAGCGGCGTTACGCTGGTGACGTCGGCCCTCGGTGGCTGGGTCGGCGGTACGCTGTCCGATCGTTACGGTCGGGTGCGTACATTGCAATGGATGATCCTCTGGTTTTCGGTGTTCACGTTTCTGTCGGCTTTCGTCACCGGCTTCCACCAATTGCTTGTGGTCAAAGCCCTTCAGGGGTTCGGCATCGGTGGCGAGTGGGCGGCCGGCGCGGTGCTGATGGCCGAAACCATCAACCCCAAATACCGTGGCAAAGTCATGGGCACCGTGCAAAGCGCCTGGGCCGTGGGCTGGGGCCTGGCCGTGGGCGTGTTCACCCTGATCTACTCGTTCGTGCCGGCCGATATCGCCTGGCGTGTGATGTTCCTGGTCGGCCTGTTGCCGTCCTTCCTGATCATCTGGGTGCGCCGCAACGTCGAGGAGCCAGACAGCTTCCAGCGCCTGCAAAAAGAGCACGCCATCCCGCAGAGTTTCTTTAAATCCCTGGCCGGTATCTTTCGTCCCGAACTGATCCGCGTGACCTTGCTCGGCGGCTTGCTGGGCCTCGGCGCCCACGGCGGCTACCACGCGGTGATGACCTGGTTGCCGACGTTTCTGAAAACCGAACGTAACCTGTCGGTGCTCAACTCCGGTGGTTACCTGGCCGTGATCATCTTTGCGTTCTGGTGCGGTTGCGTGGCCAGCGGCTTTTTGATCGACCGCATTGGGCGGCGCATGAATATCGTGTCGTTTGCGCTGTGCTGTGTGATCACCGTTCAGTGCTACGTGTTCCTGCCGTTGACCAACACGCAAATGCTGTTCCTGGGCTTTCCGCTGGGCTTCTTTGCGGCGGGCATTCCGGCCAGTCTCGGCGCGCTGTTCAACGAGCTTTACCCGGCTGATGTACGCGGGGCAGGGGTTGGTTTTTGCTACAACTTTGGCAGGGTACTGTCGGCGGTATTCCCGTTTCTGGTGGGGCATATGAGCGAATCGATGTCATTGGGTTCAGCCATCGGCATCGACGCGGGCATCGCCTACGGCGTTGCCGTCATCGCTGCGCTTTGCTTGCCGGAAACCCGCGGCCGCAGCCTGGAAGCTACCTCGGCGGCTGCGCAGGACTCTGCCAACCCAGAGACCGCTCGCGCCTGA
- a CDS encoding GntR family transcriptional regulator, with the protein MNRLSSDVRLPLYQRLRDQLAEQIANNRWRPGEAIPTESALSSEYCLSTGTVRKAIDMLVSENILERQQGRGTFIRRPQFQSSLFRFFRFQTASGERQVPESRVLSIEPVSAPSAVAQALGLPLEAAVIRMIRLRLLDGQPVLAEEIWLPREQFQALLEIDLTQQGPLLYPIYEAFCGQVVAYAEESLTAEAVSEVHARLLHVPVNSPVVVIERLARNYAGQPLEWRRSRGHAEHFRYTVDIR; encoded by the coding sequence ATGAACCGCCTTTCCAGCGACGTCCGCCTCCCGCTCTATCAACGCTTGCGAGATCAATTGGCTGAGCAGATCGCCAATAACCGCTGGCGTCCGGGGGAAGCGATCCCCACCGAATCCGCACTGTCCAGCGAGTACTGCCTGTCCACCGGCACCGTACGCAAAGCCATCGACATGCTGGTCAGCGAAAACATTCTCGAGCGTCAGCAGGGGCGCGGCACCTTCATCCGGCGTCCGCAGTTCCAATCCTCTCTGTTCCGCTTCTTCCGTTTTCAGACCGCGTCCGGCGAACGTCAGGTGCCGGAAAGCCGTGTGCTTTCCATCGAGCCGGTGAGCGCTCCTTCCGCCGTTGCGCAAGCGCTGGGCCTGCCGCTGGAGGCAGCGGTGATCCGCATGATTCGTCTGCGTTTGCTGGATGGTCAACCGGTGCTGGCGGAGGAAATCTGGCTGCCACGCGAGCAGTTTCAGGCCCTGCTTGAAATCGATCTGACCCAGCAGGGCCCGCTGCTGTACCCCATCTATGAAGCGTTCTGCGGGCAGGTCGTGGCGTACGCCGAAGAAAGCCTGACGGCCGAAGCTGTCAGCGAAGTACACGCCCGTCTGCTGCACGTCCCGGTCAACAGCCCGGTGGTGGTGATCGAGCGGCTGGCGCGCAACTACGCCGGTCAACCGCTGGAATGGCGCCGCTCACGCGGGCATGCCGAGCACTTCCGTTACACCGTAGATATCCGCTAG